Part of the Spiribacter salinus M19-40 genome, GGCCGTGATCATCCCCGAGACCGAGGGCAGCACCGAGGCCACGCCCGAAGACGCGGCGCTCGCGGCGGTGGACCACGCCCTGCAGACACTCCCCCGGCACCACGCCCTTCAGCACGTGCAGGTGGGCACCGACCCCTTGCCCCGAACCCGGCTGGGTAAACTCCGCCGTCATCGCCTGCGTGCCCTTTACGACGACCTGGTGGCCGGACGCGCCGATACCACGCAGGCCCCCATCGATCCGCAGGATATGGCACCAGAGGACCAGGCGCTGCTGGCTGATCGCGCCGCGCTGGCCACCTGGCAATACCTTGCCGAGCGCTTTCACGATCAGCGCCTGACCCCCGATTCGCGCCTCGCCCGCGATCTGGGACTGGACTCACTCAGCTGGGTGGATATGGGCATGGCGTTGCGCGAGCGCGCCGGCATCGAACTGGCGGATGAGGCCATTGCCCGGGTGGAGACCGTTCGTGATCTACTCCAGGAATGCATTCAGGCCGAGGTCAATGCCGAGCATGAGGGCGCCGGGCGCTCGCTGATTGATGCCCTGCGCGAACCCGAAACACTGCTTGAGACAGCGGATCGCCGAGCCCTGGCGCCCCGCGGCGCCCTGCGCCACGCCAGCGCCCGAGTGGCGCTGAGCGGCTGTCGACTGATCAACCGGCGCTACGCCCACATCGAAATCGACGGCGAATGGCCTGAACATGGGCCCTGCCTGATCACGCCCCGACACCTCAGCGCCTACGACCCCATTGCCCTGACGGCCGCCCTGTCGCCAGCACAACTAGAGACCACATTCTGGGCAGGGTGGACGGGTCTGCTGTTCGCATCGGCCCCGCGACGGGCCTTTAGCCACATCGCCCGGATTCTGCCGATTGATCCCGGGGCAGCGCCCCGTCGAAGCCTGGCGCTGGCGGCGGCCTGCCTGGAGCGCGGTCATCCACTGATCTGGTTTCCGGAGGGCCAACGTGCCCGGGAGGATGCACTCCAGCCGCTCCGGCCCGGGATCGGTCTGTTGCTGGCGGCTCACCCAGTCCCCGTGGTGCCGGTGTGGATTGAGGGCACGGATCACATCCTGCCGATTGGCCAGCGGCTGCCGCAGCCGGGCCAGGTGCGCATTCGCATTGGCCAGGCCCTGACCGCCGCCGATTACGGCGATAACCGGCGCGATATCGTCCAGTCGATCGAGACGGCCATGCGCACCCTGGGTGAGGCGTCCCGCTAGAAGGGGATATCGTCGTCGAAGTCGTCCGCGGGCGCTGTCTGCGGGGCCGGCTCCTGGCTGGCTTCCGGGGCTGACTGGCTTGCGGCATGGCTGCTGGCGCCACCGCCCCCCATGCCACCGCCTGCGCCATCGAGCATCTGCATGTCGTTGACGACGATTTCGGTGGTGTAGCGATCCTGGCCGTCCTGGCCCTGCCATTTGCGCGTCTGCAAACGACCCTCGACATACACCTTCGAGCCCTTTTTCAGGTACTCGCCCGCGATCTCGGCCAGACGGCTGAAGAACACCAGCCGGTGCCACTCCGTGCGCTCCTGCTGCTCGCCGGTCTGCCGATCCTTCCACTGATCGGTCGTGGCCAGTCGCGCGTTGGTGACCGCGCTGCCCGCTGCCGAATACCGAACCTCGGGGTCGGCCCCGAGATTACCGACCAGAATGACCTTGTTGATGCCACGTGCCATGACTGCCTCCGCTAAATGTTGGTCCGGGGCGTCCCTGACCCCCGTTTCGACCTGTCACTCTACCGCTTCTTCGACCCGCGCCGAAATGCGCGCCGATTACCGGTCAACTCAGATCGATAAAGCCCAGATGCTCAAGCTTGAGGAGCACCTGCTGCGCGGCCTCCTCCGGTGTACTATCCGTTGTATCGATGCGCAGCTCCGGGTCCACGGGCGCCTCGTAGGGATCATCGATCCCCGTGAAACCCTTGATCTGCCCGGCACGCGCCTTGGCATACAGGCCTTTGCGATCGCGCCGCTCGCATTCGGCCAGCGGCGTGGCCACATGGATCTCGATAAAGCCGCCATTCGCCGCCTCGACCATTTCGCGGACATCGGCACGCGTTGCAGTGTACGGCGCAATGGGCGCGCAAATGGCAACCCCGCCGTTGCGGGTAATCTCCGCGGCCACAAAGCCAATGCGTTGAATGTTGAGATCGCGATGCGCCCGCGAAAAACCGAGCTCGCTGGACAGGTGCTTGCGCACCACATCGCCGTCGAGCAGCGTGACCGGCCGACCACCCCGCTCCATGAGCTTGACCATCACCGCATTGGCAATGGTGGATTTGCCCGATCCGGATAACCCGGTAAAAAACAGCGTCACCCCCTGGCGGGCGCGGGGCGGGAAGGTCTTGCGAAGCTCCGCAACCACCTCGGGATAGCCAAACCAGTCCGGGATCTCCAGGCCCTCGCGCATCCGCCGCCGAAACTCGGTGCCGGAGATGTTCATGACCGTCTCGCTGGCCTCGTCCACTTCATCGATCGGCGCATAGCCCGCCCGCTCCTGGACGTAGACCATCATCCGAAAGGGCACCATTTCGATCCCCAGCTCATCGGCATAACGGGTCACCATCTCTTGGGCGTCATACGGCCCGTAAATCTCCTCGCCCTGGCTGTCCTTGCCCGGCCCGGCGTGATCGCGGCCCACAATGAAATGCGTACAGCCATAATTGCGCCGAATGATCGCG contains:
- a CDS encoding bifunctional sulfate adenylyltransferase/adenylylsulfate kinase is translated as MTDLIPPHGGVLKDLRLTTEQAEAAKTAAVDYPSWDLTERQLCDLELLANGGFSPLAGFLGQADYERVLAEMRLTDGTLWPMPITLDVSEALAETVSVGDRVALRDPEGVILAILTVSDQWRPDFEAEAQAVFGTTDRGHPGVAYLHERSHPVYLGGRIEALDLPGHYDFTHLRLTPADLRARFARNGWRRVVAFQTRNPMHRAHVELTFQAARQAEANLLVHPVVGMTKPGDVDHYSRVRCYEHVLQKYPEQTTALSLLPLAMRMGGPREALWHAIIRRNYGCTHFIVGRDHAGPGKDSQGEEIYGPYDAQEMVTRYADELGIEMVPFRMMVYVQERAGYAPIDEVDEASETVMNISGTEFRRRMREGLEIPDWFGYPEVVAELRKTFPPRARQGVTLFFTGLSGSGKSTIANAVMVKLMERGGRPVTLLDGDVVRKHLSSELGFSRAHRDLNIQRIGFVAAEITRNGGVAICAPIAPYTATRADVREMVEAANGGFIEIHVATPLAECERRDRKGLYAKARAGQIKGFTGIDDPYEAPVDPELRIDTTDSTPEEAAQQVLLKLEHLGFIDLS
- the ssb gene encoding single-stranded DNA-binding protein, whose product is MARGINKVILVGNLGADPEVRYSAAGSAVTNARLATTDQWKDRQTGEQQERTEWHRLVFFSRLAEIAGEYLKKGSKVYVEGRLQTRKWQGQDGQDRYTTEIVVNDMQMLDGAGGGMGGGGASSHAASQSAPEASQEPAPQTAPADDFDDDIPF